ACGAAGGCGCCGATGAGGAAGGCGACGACCGTGTCCCAGACCGTGTCGTCGGTGGCGAGGATCAGGCCGCCGGCGACCATCACGCCGACGCTGCCCGCCGTGTCGGCGACGACCTCGAAGTAGGCGCCCTTCACGTTGAGCGACTCCTGCGACCCGCCGCGCAGCAGCGCCATCGCGATCAGGTTGACGACCAGGCCGAGGAAGCCGACGACCAGCATCGGGCCGGTCGCGACGTCGGGCTCGCTGCCCATCCGGCCGATCGCCTCGACCACGACGTAGACCGCGACGCCGAGCATCATCAGCACCGCGAGGCCGGAGGCGAAGACCTCGGCCCGGTACGACCCGTAGGTACGACGACCGGTGCTGTCCGCGCGGGTGGCGATCTTGGTCGCGACCAGGGCCGCGCCCAGCGTCACCACGTCGGCGGCCATGTGGCCCGCGTCGGAGATCAGTGCGAGCGAGCCGCTGACCAGCCCGACGACCAGCTCGACGACGAAGAACGCGCCGATCAGGCCGAACGAGACACCCAGCCGCCAACGGTGCCGGCCGCCGGCGTGCCCGCTGTCGCCGCCGTGTCCGTGTCCGTGCCCGACGCCCATGGTCATTCCCGCCCGCAGGGGCCGCCGGTGACCGCGACCAGCCGCTCGGCGGCGCGGACCACCTCGCGGATCAGCTCGGGCTGGGCGAGCGAGATCAGAGAGGCCCGGCCGCTGGGCCGGGAGACGACGAGGCCGCAGTCGCGCAGGCAGGCGAGGTGCTTCGACACGGTCGACTGGGCGAGCCCGAGGTGGGCGGTGAGATCGACGACGCGGTGCTCGCCGAGGGTGAGGTGCTCGAGGATGGCCAGCCGGTTGGGGTCGCTGAGCGCGTGGAGCAGGCCCGCGACGTCGGCCAGGGCGTCCACCTCGCTCGGCGCCTCGGGCAGCGCGCCGTCCAGCTGATTCATCGCCATATAGCGATGTAATCACCGTGGGGCGACGCCGGTCAAATGGCCCGCCACCTATGCTCGGGGCCGTGATGATGCGACCGGCCGAGCTCGAGGGCGTGCGCGCCGGCACCATCGACCTCGCGTTCCGGCGCTGGGACCGCCCGCGGGTCAAGGTCGGCACCCGGCTGCGCACCGCGGTCGGCGTGGTCGAGGTGACCAGCGTCGAGGAGGTCGCGCTCTCCCGGCTGCGGGCCGAGGACGCCCGTCGCGCGGGAGCCGCGTCGCTGAACGCGCTCAAGGACGCCCTCGCCGCGCGGGCCGACCGCCCGGTGTTCCGCGTCGGGCTCCGGTACGGCGGCACCGACCCTCGCGAGACGCTCCGCGCCGCCATCCCGGGGACCGCCGAGATCGTCACCATCCTCGCCGGGCTCGACCGGCTCGACGCGGCCTCGCCGATCGGGCCGTGGACCCGCACCACGCTGCGGATCATCGACCGCAACCCGGAGGTCCGTGCCCCCGACCTCGCGGCCGAGCTGGGCCGCGAGACGCCCGACTTCAAGAAGGACGTGCGCAAGCTCAAGGAGCGGGGCCTGACCGAGTCGCTCGCGATCGGCTACCGGCTCTCGCCCCGCGGCGAGGCCGTCCTGGACCATGTGGACGGCCCGCGCGAGCGCGCCCCCCGCCGCGCCGGGACCGCGCTGCCGCGCACCATCGGCGCCCCGGCCACCCGCGCGCTGCGGGCGGTCGACGTCCACACCCTCGAGGCCGTCAGCGGCTGGACCCGGGCCGACCTCGCCGCGCTGCACGGCGTCGGGCCGATCGCGCTCGACCGGCTCGAGGCGGCGATGAGCGAGCTCGGCCTCGGCTATGCGACCTGACCTGCTCCGGCGGCTGCTCGTCACGATCGCCGCGCTGGCGGGGCTGTTCGCCATGCACGGCATGGCCGACCACGGCGTGGCCTCCGCCCCGCTGCCCGCCGCAGCCGTCACCCATCACGACGCGGCCCCGCCCGACCACGGCGGCTCCACCGGCCACGACCTGACCGGGCTGTGCCTGGCCCTGCTGGTGGTGGCGGCCGGCCTGGGTGTCGGTCTGCTCGCCGTACGGCGTCCGCTGGTCGCCGCCCGCGAGGCGCCCGCCCG
The genomic region above belongs to Nocardioides sp. QY071 and contains:
- a CDS encoding cation diffusion facilitator family transporter, which encodes MGVGHGHGHGGDSGHAGGRHRWRLGVSFGLIGAFFVVELVVGLVSGSLALISDAGHMAADVVTLGAALVATKIATRADSTGRRTYGSYRAEVFASGLAVLMMLGVAVYVVVEAIGRMGSEPDVATGPMLVVGFLGLVVNLIAMALLRGGSQESLNVKGAYFEVVADTAGSVGVMVAGGLILATDDTVWDTVVAFLIGAFVAVRAVMLGREVLAVLGQHVPAGVDIDTVAGALGGIEGVCDVHDLHAWTLTSGMHVATAHLVLVEGADGSGVLRAGQVLLRERFEIEHATLQIEGHRSAACDAVTW
- a CDS encoding metalloregulator ArsR/SmtB family transcription factor, coding for MNQLDGALPEAPSEVDALADVAGLLHALSDPNRLAILEHLTLGEHRVVDLTAHLGLAQSTVSKHLACLRDCGLVVSRPSGRASLISLAQPELIREVVRAAERLVAVTGGPCGRE
- a CDS encoding DUF6153 family protein, with protein sequence MRPDLLRRLLVTIAALAGLFAMHGMADHGVASAPLPAAAVTHHDAAPPDHGGSTGHDLTGLCLALLVVAAGLGVGLLAVRRPLVAAREAPARWQVLVARAARFRDPPDLHRLSVQRC